CTCTCGGCCCGCCCGCTGCCCTCGCAAGCTCGGCCAGGGAACCCGGCGGGCGTGGGCCCAGCCGGCGTGTCAGGTCCAGCCTGTGGCTGCCAGCAGGCGTTCCTCAAACATGGGAGTCATGCTTTCAACGTACGTCCGGCTCAGATGGTTGTCGTCCTTGTAGACGTACACGTTCCCCACCACTGCCGGGCAGCTGCCGCCGGCGCAGATGAAATCGCTCAGGTCCATCAGGTGCAGGCCGTCCACTTTGCCGCGGTAGCCCTCCAGCGGCGAGGGATCCACCAGGGACTCGCTCAGCGGCGGGTTGCACGCCGGGGCGTCCGCCGAGTAGCGCTGAACGCACTCGGGCATGCTGAAGGTGAACCGGGGGTTGTCCCGGATTCCGACGATCTCGATGCCGGCATCGGCGATCGGCTGGATTCCGTCGAGATAGGCGGGGACCTCGGTTTCGAACGGCGCCTCCTCATGGGTCAGGGTGGCCACCGTAAAGACGGCATCGGGCCGGTGTTCGAGCACGTACGCCGTGCTGGCGCGGTTGTAGGCGTTGCATTCGGCGTTCCGGGTTTCTGACTCCGCCCCGAAGCGGCAGGCGGGCATGAGCAGTGTGACCAGCTCCCAGCCGCGGGCTTCCGCAATGGGAGCCAGGGCAGCGAGGTATTGCTGGGCGTGCGAGTCCCCCAGCACCACGATCCGCTTGGAGATTTCACCGGGCGGCACCGCCTGCCGGCAGCCTTCCAGCACCGGGTCCGGCGTCGCATTCATGCCGGCACAGGGCTCATGGATCCCGGCCCAGTCATTGTCCAGGGCCGCGGGGGCAGGAATAATTCGTGCCGCCGGCGCAGGCGTTCCGCCGTTCCCCGGCGCGAGCTGGGCAGCGCCGGGTGCCAGCTCCCGGGGCTGCGCTGCGGTGGCGGCTTCCTCGGAGGTGAGGGTTGTCTGCCAGACCGCAACGGGGCCGGCCAGGACGGCGCAGCAGGCAGCGATAACGACGGCGGTGCGCCAGCTGCGCACCTGCGGCCAGCGCCACTCGCGGAGCGGCTTTTCGACAAAGCGGGTGGTCAGGACGGCCAGGATCACGGATGCCCCGATAATCGCCCCGCCCTGGCTGAGGTTGGGTGACTCGACGCCGGTGGCCGCCAGGGCCAGTACCAGGACCGGCCAGTGCCACAGGTAGAGGGCATAGGAGTTATCGCCCAGCGAAACCAGCGGCTTCCAGCTCAGGAGGCGGTCCACGCCGAAGCGGCTGCCGCTCTGGCCGGCCACGATGATCGCTGCCGCGGCGATCGTGGGCCAGAGTGCCACGAACCCGGGAAAGGCCCGGTCCACGGTCAGGACCAGCCCGCAGGAGACCATGGCTGCAAGCCCTGCCCAGCCGAGGACCAGGCGGAGCATCCTGCCGGGGTTCAGCAGGGGCAGGCCCAGCGCGAGAAGGGAGCCCAGGGCAAATTCCCACAGCCGGGTCCGGGTGTCGAAGTAGGCGTAGGCCTGGTTTGTGGCGGTCTGGTCAATCGAGAACGTGAGCGAGGCGGCAAGGATGGCTGCGAACGCACAGGCCAGGACGGCGCGGTAGCTGGTGTTGAACCGCCGGCGGAGGAGCCGCCACACCACGGCGGACCCGGCGAAAACGAGCGGCCACAGGATAAAGACCTGCCCCTGGATGGACAGGGACCAGAAGTGCTGCAGCGGGCTGGCACCGGCGTGGTCCTGGGCGTAGTAATCCACGGCGGCGTCTGCCAGCAGCCAGTTCTGCCGGTACAGCAGGGACGCCCAGGTCTGCTCGAGCACCATGGGCCAGCGGCCTTGCGGCAGGACCAGCCAGGTGCCGGCAAGGACGCCCAGGATCACCACGACGGCGGCGGGCAGCAGCCGCTTGAACAGGTGCAGCCAGTGCCGGACCAGCTTCAGGGGCGTGCCGGACTCGACTTTCCGGACGAAAGAGAGGGTCAGGAGGAAAGCCGAAATAAGGAGGAAGATATCCACGCCGCCGGACACCCGGCCAAGCCACACATGGTAGGTCACCACCATCAGCACGGCGAGCGCACGGAGCCCCTGGACTTCGGGACGGAAGGTGGGTTTCCGGGGGCCGCCGGTGGCGCCTGCCGTCTTGTCCGGGGCAGCCTCGGTTCCCGCCTTCACAAGTGACCCCCTCAAAACCGGCTGGCAAAAACATCAAGCCTATTTGACTGGAGCGCCCGCTGGCCAATCAGATACCCCGGACCCGCGGATCGGCACGAACTAAGCTGGCCACATTCAGGGAAGGGAGCGGACGTGATTGTCGAGCTGCGGATTTGTGTGCCCGAAGGACTGTCAGCAGTAGCATTGCAGGCTTGCCGGGACCAGGTGGGAACGGCTGAAACAGCGTTCTTCCCCGGGGCGTCCGTAGCTCCGAAGGGCGACCTGATCGAGGTGCAGGTGGCCAGGGAATCGGTGGAGGAACTGATCGAGAAGCTCCAGGTCCTCAAGGTGCAGGAGGTGGGCTCCATTGTCATCGCCACGCCCGAGCTGGTGTTGTCCCGCCGGGCGGAGGAAGCGGAATCCGTGGCGCCCGGGGACGGCGCGGATGCCATGATCTGGGACGAAGTCAGCCATCAGACGGGTGAGGACTCCCGGCTCACGTGGAGCTACCTTGCCTTCCTGGTGCTGGCCACCCAGCTCGCAGCCATCGGCATCGTGACGAATTCCACCATTGCCATTGTCGGGGCCATGGCCGTGGGCCCCGAGTTCGGTCCCCTGGCTGCCCTGGCCGTGGCACTGGTGAGGCGGCAATGGACCCTGGGGCGCCGCGCGGCCGTGGCGCTGGCCGTGGGCTTCCCTGTGGCCATGCTGCTGGCAGCCCTGACCGCATGGCTGTCCATCCCCCTGGGCCTCTTCCCCACCGATGCACTGGACACCGGGTCCGCCGTCGAGTTCATTTACCACCCCGGGCCCTACTCCCTGATTGTGGCGGTCCTGGCCGGAACCGCCGGGATGCTGTCCGTCATCAGCCGCCGTTCGGCTGCCCTGATCGGCGTCTTTATCTCGGTCACCACGGTCCCGGCCGCAGGGTTCGTTGCGGTGGCTCTGGTCCTTGGCGAGTACCAGAAGGCCGCCGGCTCGGCCCTGCAGCTGCTGGTCAACCTCGTGGGCATCGTGGCGGCGGCCTTCGCCGTCCTGGTGTTCTACCGGCTCATTTCCCGGCGGCTCCCCGAGGCCACGGCCAAGCGCCTCAAGTGGCAGCGTGCCCGGACCCTCGGTTAGCGGGACCGGGGATCCCTCCGGCCACGCTACGCCCGCGCCCCACCCGGCACGAGAAGCCCGCGCAACGTCTGGATAGTATCGGCCTCCGCCGCCGTTTTGTCGTCCCGGTAGCGCTTCACCCGGGCGAACCGGAGGGCGATTCCGCCGGGATAGCGCGAGGACTGCTGCACACCGTCGATGGCGATCTCCACCACGGTGACAGGATCCACCCAGACGGTGCCCGCCGTGCGCCGCACCTCGAGCTCCTGGAACCTCTCCGTCTGCCAGCGCAGCAGCGCGTCGGTGAGGCCCTTGAACGTCTTGCCCACCATCACATAGCCGCCGGGTTCACCGAACTCGCCGGCGGGGTCCAGGGCACCGAGATGCACATTCGACAGCAACCCGGCGCGCCGGCCCGAACCCCACTCGCAGGCAAGAACCACCAGATCGTAGGTCAGCACCGGCTTCACCTTGATCCAGTTCGAACCACGCCGGCCGGCAGCGTAGGCCGACCCCACCGCTTTCACAACCACGCCCTCATGACCCGCCGCGAGCGCCTCGCGGGACACTCGTTCGGCCACAGCGGCGTCCGCCGTGATCTCTCCCGGAATCCGGTAGTCGGGGGCGATGCGCCCGAGCAGGCCGAGGCGCGTGGACAGCGGCTCATCGAGCAGGTCGCGCCCGTCGAGGTGCAGGACGTCGAAGAACCACGGATGGAGCACCGCCGTCCGCGCAGCGTCCGCCCCGAAACGCGACATGGTTTCCTGGAAAGGCCGCGGACCGCCGTCCTCGTCGAGGGTGAGGGTCTCGCCGTCGAGAATCACATCCTGCACGGGCAGCCCGCGCACCACCTCCACCACCTCCGGCAGCCGGTGGGTCACCTCGGCCAGGGTGCGGGTGAAGATGCGGACATTCCCGCCGAGGCGATGGACTTGGATGCGGGCGCCGTCGAGCTTGTATTCCACGGACGCTTCCCCGGTAACCTCCAGCGCCTCACTGGTGCTGGCCGCGGTGGCGGCGAGCATGGGCAACACGGGGCGCCCGACGACGAGGCCCACGGCGTCCAATTGGGCTGCGGTGCCCGTGATGGCCAGCAGAGCCGTCCCGCCGAGATCCCCCGACAGCATGGCCGCGCGGCGGACTGCGTCCACCGGCTTGTCGGCGGCGCGGGCTACCGCGTCCGTCAGCACCCCCGCCAGGGCACCGGTGCGCAGCTCCCCCAGCAGCACCCCGGCGATGAAGGCCTGCTCACCTTCGGTGGCCGCCGCCGTGAGCCCCCGGAGGGTCGAGGCACGCTCCGCGGCTGACCCCGCGCCGCCCGCGGCGAGCAGCCGATCCAGGGCGGCGTCAAGATCGGACACGGTAAGGCCCGGTTCGGTGGCCGGTTCACCCATGGCCGCCGACATGCCGCGCCAACCGACGCCAACCCTGCCCTGGCGCGGCCGGGCCGTCAGCAATCCGACCACGGTGGGGATGTCCCCCGGTTCGAGGCGGCGCAGCAGGTCAGCCAGTGCTTCGACCTTCGCGAGCCGGGAGCGCGTGGACGTGACGGCCTGGGTTGTTCTCACGAGCTCATCGAGCAGCATGGCAACAGTCTGCCACGGCCGCCGGGTCTGGACAGCGCGGGAACACCGTTCCAGACTTGGTGGATGGGTATCATCGTCGCTAACCTGTTCATCACCCTCGACGGCGTCTACCAGGCGCCCGGCGGCCGCGAAGAAGACCCGGAAGGCGGTTTCGCCTACGGGGGATGGCAGGCCCCGGTGTCCGACGAGGAGGCCGGCGCAGCCATCGGCGAGGAAATCAACCGGATCGACGCCCTGCTCCTGGGACGTAAGACCTACGATATCTTCGCCGCCTACTGGCCCCACCAGACCGACGAGATCGGCGGCATCCTCAATAGCGTGCCAAAGTTCGTTGTTTCCAGCACTCTGACGGAGCCGGGCTGGGCGGGCACCACCGTGCTGCCGGACGCCGCGGCCGCGGGCCGGCTCCGCGAGGAATACGGCCAGGTGCACATGTTCGGCAGCGGCGCCCTCATCCGTTCACTGCTCGAGGCTGACGTGCTGGACCGCCTCCACCTCTGGCTTTATCCGGTCACCCTGGGGCAGGGCAAGCGCCTCTTCGATGCCGGGACCATCCCCGCCACCTTCCGCCTCGCGGAGCCGGCCCGATCCTTCCCGAAGGGTGCGGTGTCACTGGTCTACGAACGCGCGGGCGGCGTCGAGACGCGGGACATGGCGGACACTTAAGGGCCGCGGTCGCGGGTACACAAAAAACCGGCCCAGCCGAGGCTGGACCGGTTTTTGTGTGACCATCAGCTAGTGGCTGTGGCCTGCGTGCTCGTCTTCTTCAGCGGGCTTCTCCACCACGAGGGTCTCGGTGGTGAGAACCAGCGCGGCGATGGAGGCCGCGTTGCGGAGGGCCGCACGGGTGACCTTGACGGGGTCGATGACGCCGGCACGGATCAGGTCTTCGTACTCGCCCGACTTGGCGTTGAAGCCGTTGTTGGTTTCGAGTTCGGCAACCTTGGCCGTGACAACGTAGCCGTCGAAGCCGGCGTTCTGGGCGATCCAGCGCAGCGGCTGGACCAGCGCACGGCGGACAATGCCCACAGCTGCGGCGGCGTCGCCTTCGAGGGCCTGCACTGCGGAGTCCTCGTCGAGGGCCTTCAGCGCGTGGATCAGTGCGGAACCGCCACCGGCCACGATGCCCTCTTCAAGGGCGGCGCGGGTGGAGGACACGGCATCTTCGATGCGGTGCTTCTTTTCCTTCAGCTCAACCTCGGTGGCTGCGCCAACCTTGATCACGCCGATGCCGCCGGCAAGCTTCGCCAGGCGTTCCTGAAGCTTTTCCTTGTCCCAGTCAGAGTCGGTGCGGGTCAGCTCGGCGCGCAGCTGGGCAACCCGGGCTGCGACGTCTTCTGCGGAACCGGCGCCGTCAACGATGGTGGTGTT
The window above is part of the Pseudarthrobacter sp. IC2-21 genome. Proteins encoded here:
- a CDS encoding acyltransferase family protein, coding for MKAGTEAAPDKTAGATGGPRKPTFRPEVQGLRALAVLMVVTYHVWLGRVSGGVDIFLLISAFLLTLSFVRKVESGTPLKLVRHWLHLFKRLLPAAVVVILGVLAGTWLVLPQGRWPMVLEQTWASLLYRQNWLLADAAVDYYAQDHAGASPLQHFWSLSIQGQVFILWPLVFAGSAVVWRLLRRRFNTSYRAVLACAFAAILAASLTFSIDQTATNQAYAYFDTRTRLWEFALGSLLALGLPLLNPGRMLRLVLGWAGLAAMVSCGLVLTVDRAFPGFVALWPTIAAAAIIVAGQSGSRFGVDRLLSWKPLVSLGDNSYALYLWHWPVLVLALAATGVESPNLSQGGAIIGASVILAVLTTRFVEKPLREWRWPQVRSWRTAVVIAACCAVLAGPVAVWQTTLTSEEAATAAQPRELAPGAAQLAPGNGGTPAPAARIIPAPAALDNDWAGIHEPCAGMNATPDPVLEGCRQAVPPGEISKRIVVLGDSHAQQYLAALAPIAEARGWELVTLLMPACRFGAESETRNAECNAYNRASTAYVLEHRPDAVFTVATLTHEEAPFETEVPAYLDGIQPIADAGIEIVGIRDNPRFTFSMPECVQRYSADAPACNPPLSESLVDPSPLEGYRGKVDGLHLMDLSDFICAGGSCPAVVGNVYVYKDDNHLSRTYVESMTPMFEERLLAATGWT
- a CDS encoding DUF389 domain-containing protein; this translates as MIVELRICVPEGLSAVALQACRDQVGTAETAFFPGASVAPKGDLIEVQVARESVEELIEKLQVLKVQEVGSIVIATPELVLSRRAEEAESVAPGDGADAMIWDEVSHQTGEDSRLTWSYLAFLVLATQLAAIGIVTNSTIAIVGAMAVGPEFGPLAALAVALVRRQWTLGRRAAVALAVGFPVAMLLAALTAWLSIPLGLFPTDALDTGSAVEFIYHPGPYSLIVAVLAGTAGMLSVISRRSAALIGVFISVTTVPAAGFVAVALVLGEYQKAAGSALQLLVNLVGIVAAAFAVLVFYRLISRRLPEATAKRLKWQRARTLG
- a CDS encoding ATP-dependent DNA ligase; the protein is MLLDELVRTTQAVTSTRSRLAKVEALADLLRRLEPGDIPTVVGLLTARPRQGRVGVGWRGMSAAMGEPATEPGLTVSDLDAALDRLLAAGGAGSAAERASTLRGLTAAATEGEQAFIAGVLLGELRTGALAGVLTDAVARAADKPVDAVRRAAMLSGDLGGTALLAITGTAAQLDAVGLVVGRPVLPMLAATAASTSEALEVTGEASVEYKLDGARIQVHRLGGNVRIFTRTLAEVTHRLPEVVEVVRGLPVQDVILDGETLTLDEDGGPRPFQETMSRFGADAARTAVLHPWFFDVLHLDGRDLLDEPLSTRLGLLGRIAPDYRIPGEITADAAVAERVSREALAAGHEGVVVKAVGSAYAAGRRGSNWIKVKPVLTYDLVVLACEWGSGRRAGLLSNVHLGALDPAGEFGEPGGYVMVGKTFKGLTDALLRWQTERFQELEVRRTAGTVWVDPVTVVEIAIDGVQQSSRYPGGIALRFARVKRYRDDKTAAEADTIQTLRGLLVPGGARA
- a CDS encoding dihydrofolate reductase family protein, with translation MGIIVANLFITLDGVYQAPGGREEDPEGGFAYGGWQAPVSDEEAGAAIGEEINRIDALLLGRKTYDIFAAYWPHQTDEIGGILNSVPKFVVSSTLTEPGWAGTTVLPDAAAAGRLREEYGQVHMFGSGALIRSLLEADVLDRLHLWLYPVTLGQGKRLFDAGTIPATFRLAEPARSFPKGAVSLVYERAGGVETRDMADT